One genomic segment of Drosophila melanogaster chromosome 3L includes these proteins:
- the nwk gene encoding nervous wreck, isoform F: MQPPPRKGNYVKFLKNLHTEQVAKLQLKNQHECDLLEDIRQFTIKRSAVEKSYSESLLKISSQYLNKKIPNIPDIKMEGMEERWNMWSVWRTVLEENEKLARARLAAIEVFQQQIADEAKVLRDYKLAIAKRSLAGIVNVQKELHLSVGDVDKTKKSYFDEEHCAHDVRDKARDIEEKLKKKKGSFFQSITSLQKNSARVTSRKELLEEKSSGARNDYVLSLAAANAHQNRYFTVDLQTTMTTMENYVFERVAEYLMLMGRTELLTCSATQNSFGKIRDQAQQLTREYNLQCCYLFYPVLKQHIQYDFEACDNDPVRKVTAEHESAAETLTKEAKNLAGRVVKENASIRENAKKLALCQSLRDSGQRTDPNDPNGPDLDTKIEEFRDQIRRSETEKTKAEACLQCLRDGGINVDEWVQEAENMGVQELTRSASSISMRTDASGQGENPSSDSFYDSDKEETQAAAQTKPKQEQQLSRDRTFSDSEDEPEVRPSAAAASSAAAASSSMMASSAGGWDDPTEVNWGAGEEEDDKDEPIVPEPKEAIFKCTALYSYTAQNPDELTIVENEQLEVVGEGDGDGWLRARNYRGEEGYVPHNYLDIDQETAGSAFNGTSGNQLRSQISFSSVDYTVDNEDQTVDSMQSPDQVSVIMAPQKRVKSDVEWCIALYDYDATAEDELTFEEGDKIKIITKTAHGVDDGWWEGELDGKFGNFPSLVVEECDEMGEPLSEGGDESPPPTAAPTFALPPAPALPPEYAHELELELTEDMFGSQDTADEDSGYIPNGAAAPSIPPPGQNQSQTTAKKGNLMNMLFYLNYLIPETFPDSVILSVGKSISTPLFESMSNPPLNYCSTFKMRFSSWYIEKNIQYIFSIRFLSTCLQLFPKDI; the protein is encoded by the exons ATGCAGCCGCCGCCGCGTAAg GGAAACTATGTGAAATTCCTCAAGAATTTGCACACGGAGCAGGTGGCCAAGCTGCAGCTGAAGAATCAGCATGAATGCGACCTCCTGGAGGACATCCGGCAGTTCACCATCAAGCGTTCCGCTGTCGAGAAGTCATACAGTGAGTCGCTGCTGAAGATCTCATCGCAGTATCTCAACAAGAAGATACCCAATATACCAGATATTAAGATGGAGGGCATGGAGGAACGCTG GAACATGTGGAGCGTTTGGCGCACTGTGCTCGAGGAGAATGAGAAACTGGCTCGTGCTCGATTGGCCGCCATAGAGGTGTTTCAACAGCAAATCGCGGATGAGGCCAAGGTTCTGCGGGACTATAAGTTGGCCATAGCTAAGCGTTCGCTAGCCGGAATTGTCAATGTGCAGAAGGAACTCCATCTGAGCGTGGGCGATGTGGATAAGACCAAGAAATCATACTTTGACGAAGAGCATTGTGCTCACGATGTTCGGGACAAGGCCCGCGATATCGAGGAGAAGCTTAAGAAGAAGAAGGGCTCCTTCTTTCAATCAATCACTTCGCTGCAGAAGAACAGCGCCCGGGTCACATCTCGCAAGGAGCTGCTGGAGGAGAAGTCATCTGGCGCCCGGAATGACTACGTACTCAGCTTGGCGGCGGCCAATGCGCATCAGAATCGCTACTTCACCGTCGATCTGCAGACAACGATGACCACCATGGAGAACTATGTTTTCGAGCGGGTTGCCGAGTACCTGATGTTAATGGG ACGCACAGAGCTGTTGACTTGCTCGGCTACGCAGAATAGCTTCGGAAAGATCCGTGACCAGGCGCAGCAGTTGACGCGGGAGTACAACCTGCAGTGCTGCTACCTATTCTATCCGGTGCTGAAGCAGCACATCCAATATGACTTCGAGGCGTGCGACAATGATCCGGTGCGCAAGGTGACCGCGGAGCATGAGTCCGCCGCCGAGACGCTAACCAAGGAGGCCAAGAATCTGGCCGGAAGAGTGGTCAAGGAGAATGCCTCGATCAGGGAGAATGCCAAGAAGTTGGCCTTGTGCCAGTCGCTGCGAGACTCTGGCCAGCGCACGGATCCCAACGATCCAAATGGACCGGATCTGGACACCAAGATCGAGGAGTTCCGTGATCAAATCCGTCGATCCGAGACGGAAAAGACAAAAGCGGAGGCATGTCTGCAGTGCCTGCGCGATGGCGGCATTAACGTGGACGAGTGGGTGCAGGAGGCCGAGAATATGGGTGTACAGGAGCTGACGCGTTCGGCCAGTTCCATTTCGATGCGCACCGACGCCTCTGGCCAGGGCGAGAATCCCAGTTCCGATTCATTCTACGACAGCGACAAGGAGGAGACTCAGGCAGCTGCCCAAACGAAGCCCAAGCAGGAGCAACAGCTATCCAGGGATCGTACCTTCAGCGATAGTGAGGATGAGCCCGAAGTGCGTCCATCGGCAGCGGCAGCTTcttctgcagctgctgcctcGTCATCCATGATGGCCAGTAGCGCTGGTGGCTGGGATGATCCCACTGAGGTCAACTGGGGAGctggcgaggaggaggacgacaaGGACGAACCGATTGTTCCAGAACCCAAGGAGGCGATCTTCAAGTGCACTGCACTCTACAGCTATACG GCCCAGAATCCCGACGAGCTCACCATCGTCGAAAATGAACAGCTCGAGGTGGTTGGCGAAGGCGACGGCGATGGGTGGCTAAGGGCCCGCAACTATCGCGGCGAGGAGGGCTACGTGCCACACAACTATCTGGACATCGATCAGGAGACAGCGGGCAGCGCCTTTAATGGTACTTCCGGCAATCAATTGCGATCTCAAATCTCATTCTCATCTGTCGATTATACCGTTGACAATGAAGATCAGACAGTGGACTCGATGCAATCACCCGACCAGGTGTCGGTCATCATGGCGCCCCAGAAGCGAGTCAAATCGGACGTGGAATGGTGCATCGCGCTGTACGACTACGACGCCACCGCCGAGGATGAGCTGACCTTCGAGGAGGGCGACAAGATCAAGATCATCACGAAGACCGCCCACGGCGTGGACGACGGTTGGTGGGAGGGCGAACTGGATGGCAAGTTCGGTAACTTTCCATCGCTGGTCGTCGAGGAGTGCGACGAGATGGGCGAGCCGCTTAGCGAGGGTGGCGACGAGTCACCTCCGCCCACCGCAGCGCCCACTTTTGCACTGCCACCCGCTCCGGCCCTGCCACCAGAGTACGCCCAcgaactggaactggagctCACTGAGGATATGTTTGGTTCTCAGGATACAGCAG ATGAGGATAGCGGCTATATACCCAACGGCGCTGCTGCCCCGAGTATTCCTCCGCCAG GCCAGAACCAAAGCCAAACCACTGCCAAGAAGGGTAATTTAATGAATATGCTCTTTTATCTAAACTATCTTATACCCGAAACTTTTCCTGATTCAGTAATTCTTAGTGTAGGAAAATCTATTTCAACTCCACTGTTTGAGAGCATGTCCAATCCCCCTCTTAACTATTGTTCAACTTTCAAAATGAGATTTTCTTCTTGgtatatagaaaaaaatatacaatatatattcaGTATAAGGTTTTTATCAACCTGTTTACAACTATTCCCTAAAGACATTTAA
- the nwk gene encoding nervous wreck, isoform C: MQPPPRKGNYVKFLKNLHTEQVAKLQLKNQHECDLLEDIRQFTIKRSAVEKSYSESLLKISSQYLNKKIPNIPDIKMEGMEERWNMWSVWRTVLEENEKLARARLAAIEVFQQQIADEAKVLRDYKLAIAKRSLAGIVNVQKELHLSVGDVDKTKKSYFDEEHCAHDVRDKARDIEEKLKKKKGSFFQSITSLQKNSARVTSRKELLEEKSSGARNDYVLSLAAANAHQNRYFTVDLQTTMTTMENYVFERVAEYLMLMGRTELLTCSATQNSFGKIRDQAQQLTREYNLQCCYLFYPVLKQHIQYDFEACDNDPVRKVTAEHESAAETLTKEAKNLAGRVVKENASIRENAKKLALCQSLRDSGQRTDPNDPNGPDLDTKIEEFRDQIRRSETEKTKAEACLQCLRDGGINVDEWVQEAENMGVQELTRSASSISMRTDASGQGENPSSDSFYDSDKEETQAAAQTKPKQEQQLSRDRTFSDSEDEPEVRPSAAAASSAAAASSSMMASSAGGWDDPTEVNWGAGEEEDDKDEPIVPEPKEAIFKCTALYSYTAQNPDELTIVENEQLEVVGEGDGDGWLRARNYRGEEGYVPHNYLDIDQETAGSAFNGTSGNQLRSQISFSSVDYTVDNEDQTVDSMQSPDQVSVIMAPQKRVKSDVEWCIALYDYDATAEDELTFEEGDKIKIITKTAHGVDDGWWEGELDGKFGNFPSLVVEECDEMGEPLSEGGDESPPPTAAPTFALPPAPALPPEYAHELELELTEDMFGSQDTADEDSGYIPNGAAAPSIPPPGKCHILALSTGLLFPLSISLFKLYPYRFL, translated from the exons ATGCAGCCGCCGCCGCGTAAg GGAAACTATGTGAAATTCCTCAAGAATTTGCACACGGAGCAGGTGGCCAAGCTGCAGCTGAAGAATCAGCATGAATGCGACCTCCTGGAGGACATCCGGCAGTTCACCATCAAGCGTTCCGCTGTCGAGAAGTCATACAGTGAGTCGCTGCTGAAGATCTCATCGCAGTATCTCAACAAGAAGATACCCAATATACCAGATATTAAGATGGAGGGCATGGAGGAACGCTG GAACATGTGGAGCGTTTGGCGCACTGTGCTCGAGGAGAATGAGAAACTGGCTCGTGCTCGATTGGCCGCCATAGAGGTGTTTCAACAGCAAATCGCGGATGAGGCCAAGGTTCTGCGGGACTATAAGTTGGCCATAGCTAAGCGTTCGCTAGCCGGAATTGTCAATGTGCAGAAGGAACTCCATCTGAGCGTGGGCGATGTGGATAAGACCAAGAAATCATACTTTGACGAAGAGCATTGTGCTCACGATGTTCGGGACAAGGCCCGCGATATCGAGGAGAAGCTTAAGAAGAAGAAGGGCTCCTTCTTTCAATCAATCACTTCGCTGCAGAAGAACAGCGCCCGGGTCACATCTCGCAAGGAGCTGCTGGAGGAGAAGTCATCTGGCGCCCGGAATGACTACGTACTCAGCTTGGCGGCGGCCAATGCGCATCAGAATCGCTACTTCACCGTCGATCTGCAGACAACGATGACCACCATGGAGAACTATGTTTTCGAGCGGGTTGCCGAGTACCTGATGTTAATGGG ACGCACAGAGCTGTTGACTTGCTCGGCTACGCAGAATAGCTTCGGAAAGATCCGTGACCAGGCGCAGCAGTTGACGCGGGAGTACAACCTGCAGTGCTGCTACCTATTCTATCCGGTGCTGAAGCAGCACATCCAATATGACTTCGAGGCGTGCGACAATGATCCGGTGCGCAAGGTGACCGCGGAGCATGAGTCCGCCGCCGAGACGCTAACCAAGGAGGCCAAGAATCTGGCCGGAAGAGTGGTCAAGGAGAATGCCTCGATCAGGGAGAATGCCAAGAAGTTGGCCTTGTGCCAGTCGCTGCGAGACTCTGGCCAGCGCACGGATCCCAACGATCCAAATGGACCGGATCTGGACACCAAGATCGAGGAGTTCCGTGATCAAATCCGTCGATCCGAGACGGAAAAGACAAAAGCGGAGGCATGTCTGCAGTGCCTGCGCGATGGCGGCATTAACGTGGACGAGTGGGTGCAGGAGGCCGAGAATATGGGTGTACAGGAGCTGACGCGTTCGGCCAGTTCCATTTCGATGCGCACCGACGCCTCTGGCCAGGGCGAGAATCCCAGTTCCGATTCATTCTACGACAGCGACAAGGAGGAGACTCAGGCAGCTGCCCAAACGAAGCCCAAGCAGGAGCAACAGCTATCCAGGGATCGTACCTTCAGCGATAGTGAGGATGAGCCCGAAGTGCGTCCATCGGCAGCGGCAGCTTcttctgcagctgctgcctcGTCATCCATGATGGCCAGTAGCGCTGGTGGCTGGGATGATCCCACTGAGGTCAACTGGGGAGctggcgaggaggaggacgacaaGGACGAACCGATTGTTCCAGAACCCAAGGAGGCGATCTTCAAGTGCACTGCACTCTACAGCTATACG GCCCAGAATCCCGACGAGCTCACCATCGTCGAAAATGAACAGCTCGAGGTGGTTGGCGAAGGCGACGGCGATGGGTGGCTAAGGGCCCGCAACTATCGCGGCGAGGAGGGCTACGTGCCACACAACTATCTGGACATCGATCAGGAGACAGCGGGCAGCGCCTTTAATGGTACTTCCGGCAATCAATTGCGATCTCAAATCTCATTCTCATCTGTCGATTATACCGTTGACAATGAAGATCAGACAGTGGACTCGATGCAATCACCCGACCAGGTGTCGGTCATCATGGCGCCCCAGAAGCGAGTCAAATCGGACGTGGAATGGTGCATCGCGCTGTACGACTACGACGCCACCGCCGAGGATGAGCTGACCTTCGAGGAGGGCGACAAGATCAAGATCATCACGAAGACCGCCCACGGCGTGGACGACGGTTGGTGGGAGGGCGAACTGGATGGCAAGTTCGGTAACTTTCCATCGCTGGTCGTCGAGGAGTGCGACGAGATGGGCGAGCCGCTTAGCGAGGGTGGCGACGAGTCACCTCCGCCCACCGCAGCGCCCACTTTTGCACTGCCACCCGCTCCGGCCCTGCCACCAGAGTACGCCCAcgaactggaactggagctCACTGAGGATATGTTTGGTTCTCAGGATACAGCAG ATGAGGATAGCGGCTATATACCCAACGGCGCTGCTGCCCCGAGTATTCCTCCGCCAGGTAAATGTCATATCCTCGCCCTATCAACTGGTCTTTTGTTTCCCCTATCTATATCTCTCTTTAAACTATATCCATATCGATTCCTATAG